From one Halosimplex rubrum genomic stretch:
- a CDS encoding HTH domain-containing protein — protein MTPTERRGDRRVVLSLRETLPEPAARQRDRLADRLRELEAAGQVDSFEVTTCPKRIRREDPADVAARDRYLTFSRWARDRGARLRPFFATRECYAPDTGELCDWLVFPAITLAVYDEGDLAAVYPHAAGEEYRSVADGLSALAGDARGSVDDRDRAPIASAD, from the coding sequence ATGACGCCAACCGAGCGGCGGGGGGACCGGCGCGTCGTGCTGTCGCTCAGGGAGACGCTCCCGGAGCCGGCGGCGCGCCAGCGAGACCGGCTCGCGGACAGACTGCGCGAACTCGAGGCGGCGGGGCAGGTCGACTCGTTCGAGGTGACGACCTGTCCGAAGCGCATCCGCCGCGAGGACCCCGCGGACGTAGCGGCGCGGGACCGCTACCTGACGTTCTCGCGGTGGGCGCGCGACCGCGGCGCGCGCTTGCGGCCGTTTTTCGCGACGCGCGAGTGCTACGCCCCGGACACCGGCGAGCTGTGCGACTGGCTGGTCTTCCCCGCGATCACCCTCGCCGTCTACGACGAGGGCGACCTCGCCGCCGTCTACCCGCACGCGGCGGGCGAGGAGTACCGCTCGGTAGCGGATGGGTTGTCTGCCCTCGCCGGGGACGCGCGCGGTTCAGTCGACGACCGCGACCGAGCACCCATCGCGTCGGCCGACTGA
- a CDS encoding Zn-ribbon domain-containing OB-fold protein: MSFDAYVCENGHVTYPGHTLCPVCGAKQTETLDLTERTGEVVTWTKSTATPPGVRAPNTIAIVQFDLAEADLADDYVRAVGQVTTEAVETGDAVEPVYVEELRDPEAGIKVPESQDWDGYRFEPV, from the coding sequence ATGAGCTTCGACGCCTACGTCTGCGAGAACGGCCACGTCACGTACCCCGGACACACGCTGTGCCCGGTCTGTGGCGCGAAACAGACCGAGACGCTCGATCTCACTGAGCGGACCGGCGAGGTCGTCACCTGGACGAAGTCCACGGCGACGCCGCCCGGCGTGCGGGCGCCGAACACCATTGCGATCGTCCAGTTCGACCTCGCCGAGGCGGACCTCGCGGACGACTACGTCCGCGCGGTCGGGCAGGTCACGACCGAGGCGGTCGAGACGGGCGACGCGGTCGAACCGGTCTACGTCGAGGAGCTTCGGGACCCCGAGGCGGGTATCAAGGTCCCGGAGAGTCAGGACTGGGACGGCTATCGGTTCGAGCCGGTGTAG
- a CDS encoding acetate--CoA ligase family protein: MGELATLFGPKRVAVVGATDREGSVGRAITANLLADFEGDVVAVNPTKDEVLGLESHDGVGAVPDVDVAVVVVPPPIVLDAIREAAEAGIRDVVVITAGFGESGSEGARRERELRELAAEYDLNVVGPNSLGIMNTGVGLNATFGPENARKGSISFMSQSGAFVTAVVDWANDRNLGFHNVVSLGNKAVLDESDFVREWGEDPETDVILGYLEDVVDGRAFVDSAREVSRDTPIVVVKSGRTEAGASAAASHTGAIAGSEEAYEAALDQAGVLRVDTVQDLFDFGSILAGQPLPERDGVAIVTNAGGPGVMTTDAVGDSDLSLASFTDDTVERFQDALPDEANVYNPVDIIGDAPVERFAEALDIALADPNVGAAVVLACPTATLSYEALADAVVDLQAEYDTPVAATLMGGSSARDANERLSQAGIPTYFDPARAVRSLDALREYRAISEREYTEPETFDVDREAAREILESAARRDTNRLGVEAMSLLDAYGIPTPDGEIVDARSDAVEAAERIVGGDGEDGGGGDDGRGGDSEVVMKIVSPDILHKSDIGGVAVGVPPEEVGDTYEDLVTRARNYQPDATILGVQVQEMVDLDSGVETIAGMNRDPQFGPLVLFGLGGIFVEVLEDTTLRLAPVSEQSAREMIDEIDAAPLLRGARGRDPVDEASVVETLQRLSQLVTDFPAIVELDINPLVATPDGAQAVDVRLTIDQEQL; encoded by the coding sequence ATGGGCGAACTAGCGACACTGTTCGGACCGAAACGAGTCGCCGTCGTGGGCGCGACCGACCGGGAGGGGTCGGTCGGGCGGGCGATCACGGCGAACCTCCTCGCAGACTTCGAGGGGGACGTGGTCGCCGTCAACCCCACGAAAGACGAGGTCCTGGGACTGGAGAGCCACGACGGCGTCGGGGCCGTCCCCGACGTGGACGTGGCCGTCGTCGTGGTCCCGCCCCCTATCGTCCTCGACGCCATCCGCGAGGCCGCCGAGGCGGGGATCCGCGACGTGGTCGTCATCACCGCCGGCTTCGGCGAGTCCGGCAGCGAGGGCGCCCGCCGCGAGCGCGAACTCCGGGAGCTCGCCGCCGAGTACGACCTCAACGTCGTCGGACCCAACAGCCTGGGAATCATGAACACCGGGGTCGGGCTCAACGCGACGTTCGGCCCCGAGAACGCTCGGAAGGGGTCGATATCCTTCATGAGCCAGTCGGGCGCGTTCGTCACCGCCGTCGTCGACTGGGCCAACGACCGCAACCTCGGCTTCCACAACGTCGTCTCGCTGGGCAACAAGGCCGTCCTCGACGAGTCCGACTTCGTCCGCGAGTGGGGCGAGGACCCCGAGACCGACGTGATCTTGGGCTACCTCGAAGACGTGGTCGACGGCCGCGCGTTCGTCGACTCGGCCCGCGAGGTCTCGCGGGACACACCCATCGTCGTCGTCAAGTCCGGCCGCACCGAGGCCGGCGCCTCCGCCGCGGCCTCCCACACCGGCGCCATCGCCGGCTCCGAGGAGGCCTACGAGGCCGCCCTCGACCAGGCCGGCGTGCTCCGCGTCGACACCGTCCAGGACCTGTTCGACTTCGGGTCCATCCTCGCGGGCCAGCCCCTGCCCGAGCGCGACGGCGTCGCCATCGTCACCAACGCCGGCGGCCCCGGCGTGATGACCACCGACGCCGTCGGCGACTCGGACCTCTCGCTCGCGTCGTTCACCGACGACACTGTCGAGCGGTTCCAGGACGCGCTCCCCGACGAGGCCAACGTCTACAACCCGGTCGACATCATCGGCGACGCGCCCGTCGAGCGCTTCGCGGAGGCGCTGGACATCGCGCTCGCCGACCCCAACGTCGGCGCCGCCGTGGTCCTGGCCTGCCCGACGGCGACGCTCTCCTACGAGGCCCTGGCCGACGCGGTCGTCGACCTGCAGGCCGAGTACGACACGCCCGTCGCCGCGACGCTGATGGGCGGCTCGTCGGCCCGCGACGCGAACGAACGGCTCTCGCAGGCCGGCATCCCGACGTACTTCGACCCCGCCCGCGCGGTCCGCAGCCTCGACGCGCTCCGGGAGTACCGGGCGATTAGCGAGCGGGAGTACACCGAACCGGAGACCTTCGACGTGGACCGCGAGGCGGCCCGCGAGATCCTCGAATCGGCCGCCCGCCGGGACACCAACCGGCTCGGCGTCGAGGCGATGAGTCTGCTCGACGCCTACGGCATTCCCACGCCCGACGGCGAGATCGTCGACGCCCGCTCGGACGCGGTCGAGGCGGCGGAACGGATCGTCGGTGGGGACGGTGAGGACGGCGGAGGCGGTGACGACGGCAGAGGCGGAGACAGCGAGGTCGTCATGAAGATCGTCAGCCCGGACATCCTCCACAAGTCGGACATCGGCGGCGTCGCCGTCGGTGTCCCGCCCGAGGAGGTCGGCGACACCTACGAGGACCTGGTGACTCGCGCGCGCAACTACCAGCCCGACGCGACGATCCTCGGCGTGCAGGTCCAGGAGATGGTCGACCTCGACAGCGGCGTCGAGACCATCGCCGGGATGAACCGCGACCCGCAGTTCGGCCCGCTCGTCCTCTTCGGCCTCGGCGGCATCTTCGTCGAGGTGCTGGAGGACACGACGCTCAGGCTCGCGCCCGTCAGCGAGCAGTCGGCCCGCGAGATGATCGACGAGATCGACGCCGCGCCGCTGCTGCGGGGGGCGCGGGGCCGCGACCCCGTCGACGAGGCCAGCGTCGTCGAGACGCTCCAGCGCCTCTCGCAGCTGGTCACCGACTTCCCCGCTATCGTGGAACTGGACATCAACCCGCTCGTCGCCACCCCCGACGGCGCCCAGGCCGTCGACGTGCGACTCACCATCGACCAGGAGCAACTATGA
- a CDS encoding Gfo/Idh/MocA family protein: MDPLSVGLVGCGNISSRYLAADDVHDAFDLVACADLDAELARETAAEHGIEAMAVDELLDDDAVEAVVNLTPPSVHAEVITNALDAGNHVYTEKPFATTPEEVAAIRDRAAESGLLVGSAPDTVLGAGLQTARQVLDEGRIGEPVGATAHWTSPGHELWHPNPDLYYQEGGGPLFDMGPYYLTALVFLLGSAERVAGSVSRPRETRTIGSDSRKGEEIDVEVPTHEAGVVDFASGATANLLMSFDVEASTLPSPAFEIYGTEGTLALPDPNHFEGPVRVRDHADDDWETVPLTHEYTAGRGAGVADLAFAVRGDWEHRTGGALAGHVLDVMAAVRTSSAESAFATVDSDPGRPAPLPAEFPDVDP; this comes from the coding sequence ATGGATCCGCTCTCGGTCGGTCTCGTCGGTTGTGGTAACATCAGCTCCCGGTATCTCGCGGCGGACGACGTCCACGACGCCTTCGACCTGGTCGCTTGTGCCGACCTGGACGCGGAGCTGGCGCGCGAGACGGCCGCCGAACACGGGATCGAGGCGATGGCGGTCGACGAGTTGCTCGACGACGACGCGGTGGAGGCGGTCGTCAACCTGACACCGCCGAGCGTCCACGCGGAGGTCATCACGAACGCGCTGGACGCGGGCAACCACGTCTACACGGAGAAGCCCTTCGCCACGACGCCCGAGGAAGTCGCGGCGATCCGCGACCGGGCCGCCGAATCCGGTCTGCTCGTCGGGTCGGCGCCCGACACGGTCCTCGGCGCGGGCCTCCAGACGGCACGGCAGGTCCTCGACGAGGGCCGCATCGGCGAGCCGGTCGGCGCGACCGCCCACTGGACGTCGCCCGGCCACGAGCTCTGGCACCCGAACCCCGACCTGTACTACCAGGAGGGCGGCGGCCCGCTGTTCGACATGGGGCCGTACTACCTCACGGCGCTCGTCTTTCTGCTCGGGAGCGCCGAGCGCGTGGCCGGCTCCGTCTCGCGGCCCCGCGAGACCCGGACGATCGGGAGCGACTCGCGGAAGGGCGAGGAGATCGACGTGGAGGTGCCGACCCACGAGGCCGGCGTCGTCGACTTCGCGAGCGGCGCGACGGCGAACCTGCTGATGAGCTTCGACGTGGAGGCGTCGACGCTCCCCTCGCCCGCCTTCGAGATCTACGGGACCGAGGGGACCCTGGCGCTGCCGGACCCGAACCACTTCGAGGGACCGGTCCGGGTGCGCGACCACGCCGACGACGACTGGGAGACGGTCCCGCTGACCCACGAGTACACGGCCGGTCGCGGCGCGGGAGTGGCGGACCTGGCGTTCGCCGTCCGCGGCGACTGGGAGCACCGCACCGGTGGTGCGCTCGCCGGCCACGTCCTCGACGTGATGGCGGCCGTCCGCACGTCCTCGGCGGAGAGCGCGTTCGCGACCGTCGATTCCGACCCCGGCCGCCCCGCGCCGCTTCCCGCCGAGTTCCCCGACGTGGACCCGTAA
- a CDS encoding phosphotransacetylase family protein, giving the protein MKPIFVTSTGEGTGKTAIAIAVAKLAQDRGLDVAYFKPKGTRLKSPVGKTRDEDPLLARELLGIDADLSELEPVVYSPAFIEEAIRGNRDGEVRERVREHFDALDDDYDLVVVEGGGRLETGGIVGLTDPDVAELLDARALVVGGYANPADVDGVLAAARQFEGRLAGVLFNAVADANFDSLNTDVVPFLEARDIPVLGIVPRVQELAGITVADLADALDADLLNPEASTDGFVERFAVGAMGSDAALRHFRRMRNAAMVTGGDRSEIQAAALEAPGIECIVLTGGLRPSGAILGKAAEADVPVLLVQSDTRVTIDRVEEVISTGRTRDPETVERMVDLLADHADLAGLLADGESTLDTDPETGSDPDPVTDDDTDTDTDGE; this is encoded by the coding sequence ATGAAACCGATATTCGTCACCTCGACCGGAGAAGGCACCGGCAAGACAGCCATCGCGATCGCCGTCGCGAAACTCGCCCAGGACCGCGGCCTCGACGTGGCCTACTTCAAGCCCAAGGGCACCCGCCTCAAGAGCCCCGTCGGGAAGACCCGCGACGAGGACCCGCTGCTCGCGAGGGAACTGCTCGGCATCGACGCCGATCTGTCCGAGCTCGAACCCGTCGTCTACTCCCCCGCGTTCATCGAGGAGGCCATCCGCGGCAACCGCGACGGCGAGGTCCGCGAGCGGGTGCGCGAGCACTTCGACGCGCTCGACGACGACTACGACCTGGTCGTCGTCGAGGGGGGCGGCCGCCTGGAGACCGGCGGCATCGTCGGCCTGACCGACCCCGACGTGGCCGAACTGCTCGACGCGCGCGCCCTCGTCGTCGGCGGCTACGCCAACCCGGCCGACGTGGACGGCGTGCTCGCCGCCGCCCGGCAGTTCGAGGGGCGGCTCGCCGGCGTGCTGTTCAACGCCGTCGCCGACGCGAACTTCGACTCGCTGAACACGGACGTGGTGCCGTTCCTCGAAGCGCGGGACATCCCCGTCCTCGGCATCGTCCCGCGCGTGCAGGAACTCGCCGGGATCACCGTCGCGGATCTGGCCGACGCGCTCGACGCCGACCTCCTCAACCCCGAGGCCTCGACCGACGGCTTCGTCGAGCGGTTCGCGGTCGGCGCGATGGGCAGCGACGCGGCGCTGCGACACTTCCGACGGATGCGCAACGCCGCGATGGTCACCGGCGGCGACCGCTCCGAGATACAGGCCGCCGCGCTCGAAGCGCCCGGTATCGAGTGTATCGTCCTCACCGGCGGGCTCAGGCCCTCGGGCGCCATCCTCGGCAAGGCGGCGGAGGCCGACGTGCCGGTCCTGCTCGTCCAGTCCGACACCAGGGTGACCATCGACCGCGTCGAGGAGGTGATCTCCACCGGTCGGACCCGCGACCCGGAGACCGTCGAGCGGATGGTCGACCTCCTTGCCGACCACGCCGATCTGGCGGGGCTGCTCGCGGACGGCGAGTCGACCCTCGACACCGATCCCGAGACGGGGAGCGACCCCGACCCCGTCACCGACGACGACACCGACACCGATACCGACGGGGAGTGA
- the fabG gene encoding 3-oxoacyl-[acyl-carrier-protein] reductase, translating to MNLEGQTCLVTGSSRGIGKGIAEDLADRGADVVVNYRSSAAEARAVVESIEDEGGRAVAAQADVSDFDEVQAMREEIVDAFGPVDVLVNNAGITVDKKFEHMTREDWDAVIDVNLGGVYNCTKTFFDDVKESRHGRLINISSVVGQQGNYGQANYATTKSGLFGFTRTLALEMASSGSTANCIAPGFVATDMLEEVPERVQEKILREIPLNRFATVEDICGIVSFVASEESSYMTGQVIGVNGGMEW from the coding sequence ATGAACCTGGAGGGCCAGACCTGCCTCGTCACGGGGAGTTCCCGCGGCATCGGGAAAGGTATCGCCGAGGACCTCGCCGACCGCGGCGCGGACGTGGTGGTCAACTACCGCTCGTCGGCGGCGGAGGCCCGGGCGGTCGTCGAGTCCATCGAGGACGAGGGGGGACGGGCGGTCGCCGCCCAGGCCGACGTGTCCGACTTCGACGAGGTGCAGGCGATGCGCGAGGAGATCGTCGACGCCTTCGGGCCCGTCGACGTGCTCGTCAACAACGCCGGCATCACCGTCGACAAGAAGTTCGAGCACATGACCCGCGAGGACTGGGACGCCGTCATCGACGTGAACCTCGGCGGCGTCTACAACTGCACGAAGACGTTTTTCGACGACGTCAAGGAGTCACGCCACGGCCGGCTGATCAACATCTCGTCGGTCGTCGGCCAGCAGGGCAACTACGGGCAGGCCAACTACGCGACGACGAAGTCGGGTCTGTTCGGCTTCACGCGCACGCTCGCGCTGGAGATGGCCTCGTCGGGATCGACCGCAAACTGCATCGCCCCGGGGTTCGTCGCGACCGACATGCTGGAGGAGGTACCCGAACGAGTGCAGGAGAAGATCCTCCGTGAGATACCGCTCAACCGCTTCGCGACGGTCGAAGACATCTGCGGTATCGTCTCGTTCGTCGCCAGCGAGGAGTCGAGTTACATGACCGGACAGGTCATCGGCGTCAACGGCGGCATGGAGTGGTGA
- the dpsA gene encoding DNA starvation/stationary phase protection protein DpsA — MSTQKHVLQEAGTVEENSLRLERGKAEQIVEALNADLASTYVLYHQLKKHHWNVEGAEFRDLHVFLGEAADHAEEAADELAERLQALGGTPVSNPVNIAETAPVEFEGDDVYDVRTSLEHDLAIFGDNIESLREHVELAADLGDHATAEILREVLVQVEEDAHHVEHYLEDDTLVTPEAAEK; from the coding sequence ATGAGCACCCAGAAGCACGTTCTACAGGAGGCCGGTACGGTCGAGGAGAACTCGCTGCGGCTCGAACGGGGGAAGGCCGAACAGATCGTCGAGGCGCTGAACGCGGACCTGGCGTCGACGTACGTGCTGTACCACCAGCTGAAGAAACACCACTGGAACGTGGAGGGCGCGGAGTTCCGCGACCTGCACGTCTTCCTGGGCGAGGCGGCCGACCACGCCGAGGAGGCGGCCGACGAGCTCGCCGAGCGGCTCCAGGCGCTCGGCGGGACGCCCGTCTCGAACCCGGTGAACATCGCCGAGACGGCGCCCGTCGAGTTCGAGGGCGACGACGTGTACGACGTCCGCACGTCGCTGGAGCACGACCTCGCGATCTTCGGGGACAACATCGAGAGCCTCCGCGAGCACGTCGAGCTCGCGGCCGATCTGGGCGACCACGCCACCGCCGAGATCCTCCGCGAGGTCCTCGTCCAGGTCGAGGAGGACGCCCACCACGTCGAGCACTACCTCGAGGACGACACGCTGGTCACCCCGGAAGCCGCCGAGAAGTGA
- a CDS encoding DUF7547 family protein, whose product MADDSSDEDLARLVADLVRTLRELEDELEPPRPDDGPRLPTPRDLRRFTSEVAIPGFILVLETNIRALRLLQRALRLADGAEGARRETEQLRERAKSASESTLSRLDEALVGLQDAVEGRPNDDEAAELLDDARELRAEIQRRIRESTPSEDGTDPAATDAPDEPSPLDDEGDDTDDAASVDVDAELESIKRDLDELPGAGDDPTDGEGDDSGNDGGDGSDDGSSPDTSSSDDRPDGSDRE is encoded by the coding sequence ATGGCAGACGACTCCTCGGACGAGGACCTTGCGCGGCTGGTGGCCGACCTCGTCCGGACGCTCCGCGAACTCGAGGACGAACTGGAGCCCCCGCGGCCCGACGACGGGCCGCGCCTCCCGACGCCGCGGGACCTGCGCCGGTTCACCAGCGAGGTCGCTATCCCCGGGTTCATCCTGGTCCTGGAGACGAACATCCGCGCCCTGCGACTCCTCCAGCGCGCGTTGCGGCTCGCCGACGGCGCCGAGGGAGCGCGTCGGGAGACCGAACAGCTGCGCGAGCGGGCCAAATCGGCCAGCGAGTCGACGCTCTCGCGGCTCGACGAGGCGCTGGTCGGTCTCCAGGACGCCGTCGAGGGTCGGCCGAACGACGACGAGGCCGCCGAACTGCTCGACGACGCCCGCGAACTGCGCGCGGAGATCCAGCGCCGGATCCGGGAGAGTACCCCCTCCGAGGACGGGACAGACCCGGCCGCGACGGACGCCCCCGACGAGCCGTCGCCGCTCGACGACGAGGGAGACGACACGGACGACGCCGCCTCGGTCGACGTGGACGCCGAACTGGAGTCGATAAAGCGCGACCTCGACGAGTTGCCCGGTGCCGGGGACGATCCCACCGACGGCGAGGGCGACGACTCGGGCAACGACGGCGGCGACGGGAGCGACGACGGGTCGTCCCCGGACACCTCGTCGAGCGACGACCGCCCCGACGGCTCCGACCGCGAGTAG
- a CDS encoding thiolase family protein has translation MTVAVIGASMTNFGERDAWIQELIAQAGEAALDDAGVAPDDVEHLYVSNMASGEFEGQGGIMNALAHDLGVMPAYSERVDQTSSSGGAGIYEAWQSVASGASDMTLLVGGEKMTHRSTAESTDIIASITHPAEYKHGLTLPSFAGMTARHYLERFDAPRDSLAKVAVKNHKNGVDNPHAQFRKEITEETALESPIVADPLRLYDFCPITDGSAGMVFTTEERAQEITDDYAVISGIAGATDTHVVHERDDPTVMGGVVDSSDQAYEMAGLGPEDIDVAELHDMFTILEFLQMEGCGFAEHGEAWKQMEESRTERDGELPINTSGGLKSKGHPLGASGVAQGYEIYKQLVGEAGPRQVEADTALACNVGGFGNCVITTVMEAGR, from the coding sequence ATGACAGTCGCAGTGATCGGCGCGTCGATGACGAACTTCGGCGAGCGCGACGCCTGGATACAGGAGCTGATCGCCCAGGCGGGCGAGGCCGCGCTCGACGACGCCGGCGTCGCCCCCGACGACGTGGAGCACCTCTACGTCTCGAACATGGCCAGCGGCGAGTTCGAGGGCCAAGGCGGGATCATGAACGCCCTCGCACACGACCTGGGCGTGATGCCCGCCTACAGCGAGCGGGTCGACCAGACCTCCTCGTCGGGCGGCGCCGGCATCTACGAGGCGTGGCAGTCGGTGGCCTCGGGCGCCAGCGACATGACCCTGCTCGTGGGGGGCGAGAAGATGACCCACCGCTCGACCGCCGAGTCGACGGACATCATCGCCTCGATCACCCATCCCGCCGAGTACAAGCACGGCCTGACGCTGCCGTCGTTCGCGGGCATGACCGCGCGGCACTACCTCGAACGGTTCGACGCGCCGCGGGACTCGCTGGCGAAAGTTGCCGTCAAGAACCACAAGAACGGCGTCGACAACCCCCACGCGCAGTTCCGCAAGGAGATCACCGAGGAGACCGCGCTGGAGAGCCCCATCGTCGCCGACCCCCTCCGGCTGTACGACTTCTGTCCGATCACCGACGGGAGCGCGGGGATGGTGTTCACCACCGAGGAGCGCGCACAGGAGATCACGGACGACTACGCCGTGATCTCGGGCATCGCGGGCGCGACGGACACCCACGTCGTTCACGAACGCGACGACCCCACCGTGATGGGCGGCGTCGTCGACTCCAGCGACCAGGCCTACGAGATGGCCGGGCTCGGCCCCGAGGACATCGACGTGGCGGAGTTACACGACATGTTCACCATCCTGGAGTTCCTCCAGATGGAGGGCTGTGGCTTCGCCGAGCACGGCGAGGCCTGGAAGCAGATGGAAGAGAGCCGCACCGAGCGGGACGGCGAACTGCCGATCAACACCTCGGGCGGGCTCAAGTCGAAGGGGCACCCGCTCGGTGCGAGCGGGGTCGCACAGGGCTACGAGATATACAAACAGCTCGTCGGCGAAGCGGGACCGCGACAGGTCGAGGCCGACACCGCCCTCGCCTGCAACGTCGGCGGGTTCGGGAACTGCGTCATCACTACCGTCATGGAGGCCGGACGATGA
- a CDS encoding acyl-CoA carboxylase subunit beta — MSQEETDDTTETDTVDAGEDSEETAIEELRRRREASRVGGGEERIERQHARGKMTAHERVEYLLDDGTFTEVDAFVEHRSTNFGMDEKEFPGDAVVTGYGDVNGRKVFVFAHDFTVLGGSVGEVVAEKICKVMDRAVDAGVPVVGLNDSGGARIQEGVDSLVGFAKIFERNTKASGMIPQISAIMGPCAGGATYSPALTDFTFMVQDTSHMFITGPDVIETVTGEQVSKEELGGAGSHSTKSGVAHFACEDEEAALDDIRRLLSYLPQNNMEDPPRVASWDDPDRELDGITDIVPEAPRKPYDMTQVIDRVVDEDSFFEVHENWARNVVVGYARMDGRVVGIVANQPRVSAGTLDIDASEKAARFIRTCDSFNVPIVSLVDVPGFMPGTDQEHNGIIRRGAKLIYAYAEATVPLLSVVVRKAYGGAYIVMSSKFLGSDVNYAWPGSEMAVLGPRGAVNILYRDELQQAEDTDARRQELMDEFREEFAHPYGPARRGYLDDVIEPTDTRKRLISDLEMLERKREDSPPKDHGNIPL; from the coding sequence ATGAGCCAGGAAGAGACAGACGACACGACAGAGACGGACACAGTCGACGCGGGCGAGGACAGCGAGGAGACGGCCATCGAAGAGCTTCGCCGACGCCGCGAGGCGTCGCGGGTCGGCGGCGGCGAAGAGCGCATCGAACGCCAGCACGCCCGCGGGAAGATGACCGCCCACGAGCGCGTCGAGTACCTCCTCGACGACGGCACGTTCACCGAAGTCGACGCCTTCGTCGAGCACCGCTCGACCAACTTCGGGATGGACGAGAAGGAGTTCCCCGGTGACGCCGTCGTCACCGGCTACGGCGACGTGAACGGGCGAAAGGTGTTCGTCTTCGCCCACGACTTCACCGTCCTCGGCGGCTCCGTCGGCGAGGTGGTCGCCGAGAAGATCTGCAAAGTAATGGACCGGGCCGTCGACGCCGGCGTCCCGGTGGTCGGGCTCAACGACTCCGGCGGCGCGCGCATCCAGGAGGGCGTCGACTCGCTGGTCGGGTTCGCCAAGATCTTCGAGCGCAACACCAAGGCCTCGGGGATGATCCCCCAGATCTCGGCGATCATGGGGCCCTGCGCCGGCGGCGCGACGTACTCCCCGGCGCTGACGGACTTCACGTTCATGGTGCAGGACACCTCCCACATGTTCATCACCGGCCCGGACGTGATCGAGACGGTCACCGGCGAGCAGGTGTCGAAGGAGGAACTCGGCGGCGCGGGCTCCCACTCCACGAAATCGGGCGTCGCCCACTTCGCCTGCGAGGACGAGGAGGCGGCGCTGGACGACATCCGGCGCCTGCTGTCGTACCTCCCGCAGAACAACATGGAGGACCCGCCGCGGGTCGCTTCCTGGGACGACCCCGACCGCGAACTCGACGGGATCACCGATATCGTCCCGGAGGCGCCGCGCAAGCCCTACGACATGACGCAGGTGATCGACCGCGTCGTCGACGAGGACTCCTTCTTCGAGGTCCACGAGAACTGGGCGCGCAACGTCGTCGTCGGCTACGCCCGCATGGACGGGCGCGTGGTCGGGATCGTGGCCAACCAGCCCCGCGTCAGCGCGGGCACTCTCGACATCGACGCCTCGGAGAAGGCCGCGCGCTTTATCCGCACCTGCGACTCGTTCAACGTCCCTATCGTCTCGCTCGTGGACGTGCCGGGGTTCATGCCCGGGACCGACCAGGAGCACAACGGCATCATCCGCCGGGGCGCGAAGCTCATCTACGCCTACGCCGAGGCGACGGTGCCGCTGCTCTCCGTGGTGGTCCGGAAGGCCTACGGCGGCGCCTACATCGTCATGTCCTCGAAGTTCCTCGGCTCGGACGTGAACTACGCCTGGCCCGGCTCGGAGATGGCCGTGCTCGGCCCGCGAGGCGCCGTCAACATCCTCTACCGCGACGAACTCCAGCAGGCCGAGGACACCGACGCCCGCCGCCAGGAGCTGATGGACGAGTTCCGCGAGGAGTTCGCCCACCCGTACGGCCCCGCCAGACGCGGCTACCTCGACGACGTGATCGAACCGACGGACACGCGCAAGCGCCTGATCTCCGACCTGGAGATGCTCGAACGCAAGCGCGAGGACAGCCCGCCGAAAGACCACGGCAACATCCCACTGTAA